In one window of Streptomyces sp. FXJ1.172 DNA:
- the nuoF gene encoding NADH-quinone oxidoreductase subunit NuoF: MMSVAAELKDTSPEKLLAPVLSAFWDEDRSWTLDIYQRHEGYEGLRKALAMSPDDLIAYVKDSGLRGRGGAGFPTGMKWQFIPQGDGKPHYLVVNADESEPGTCKDIPLLFANPHSLIEGIVIACYAIRSSHAFIYLRGEVVPVLRRLHEAVREAYAAGYLGENILGSGLDLDVTVHAGAGAYICGEETALLDSLEGRRGQPRLRPPFPAVEGLYACPTVVNNVESIASVPAILKNGKDWFRSMGSEKSPGFTLYSLSGHVASPGQYEAPLGVTLRQLLDMSGGMRPGHRLKFWTPGGSSTPMFTEEHLDVPLDYEAVGAAGSMLGTKALQCFDETTCVVRAVTRWTEFYAHESCGKCTPCREGTYWLVQLLRDIEAGKGTMSDLDKIADIADNINGKSFCALGDGAAAPIASSLKYFREEYQQHITGRGCPFDPAKSTAWADRPEVNA, encoded by the coding sequence GTGATGAGCGTGGCAGCCGAACTCAAGGACACCAGCCCCGAGAAGCTGCTCGCACCCGTGCTGTCGGCCTTCTGGGACGAGGACCGGTCCTGGACTCTGGACATCTACCAAAGGCACGAGGGGTACGAGGGGCTGCGCAAGGCGCTCGCCATGTCACCGGACGACTTGATCGCGTACGTCAAGGACTCCGGGCTGCGAGGCCGCGGCGGCGCGGGATTCCCGACCGGAATGAAGTGGCAGTTCATTCCCCAGGGTGATGGAAAACCGCACTATCTAGTTGTCAACGCCGACGAGTCGGAGCCAGGGACCTGCAAGGACATCCCGCTCCTCTTCGCGAACCCGCACAGCCTCATCGAGGGCATTGTGATCGCGTGCTATGCCATCAGGTCGTCGCATGCCTTCATCTATCTGCGTGGTGAAGTCGTCCCCGTTCTGCGACGGTTGCACGAGGCCGTGCGCGAGGCCTACGCGGCGGGCTACCTCGGCGAGAACATCCTGGGCAGCGGACTCGATCTCGATGTCACCGTGCACGCGGGCGCCGGCGCGTACATCTGCGGTGAGGAGACCGCACTGCTCGACTCGCTCGAAGGCCGCCGTGGTCAACCGCGGCTGCGTCCTCCTTTCCCTGCTGTCGAAGGGCTCTATGCCTGCCCGACTGTAGTGAACAACGTCGAGTCGATCGCGTCGGTTCCCGCCATCCTGAAAAACGGGAAAGACTGGTTCAGGTCGATGGGCAGCGAGAAATCCCCGGGCTTCACGCTCTACTCGCTCAGCGGCCACGTCGCGAGCCCCGGCCAGTACGAGGCCCCGCTCGGCGTCACGCTGCGCCAGCTCCTCGACATGAGCGGCGGGATGCGCCCCGGCCACCGCCTCAAGTTCTGGACACCGGGCGGGTCCTCGACGCCGATGTTCACCGAAGAGCACCTCGACGTCCCCCTTGATTACGAAGCAGTGGGCGCCGCCGGTTCCATGCTCGGCACAAAAGCCCTGCAGTGCTTCGACGAGACGACCTGCGTGGTGCGGGCGGTGACCCGCTGGACCGAGTTCTACGCCCACGAGTCCTGCGGCAAGTGCACACCCTGCCGCGAAGGGACGTACTGGCTGGTGCAGTTGCTGCGGGACATCGAAGCCGGCAAGGGCACCATGTCCGACCTCGACAAGATCGCCGACATCGCCGACAACATCAACGGCAAGTCGTTCTGCGCCCTTGGCGACGGTGCCGCGGCCCCGATCGCCTCCTCGCTGAAGTACTTCCGCGAGGAGTACCAGCAGCACATCACGGGCCGGGGCTGCCCCTTCGACCCGGCCAAGTCGACGGCCTGGGCGGACCGCCCGGAGGTGAACGCATGA
- the nuoE gene encoding NADH-quinone oxidoreductase subunit NuoE produces MTTSSSERGVSLGMPELPAPAYPDDIRARLEADARDVIARYPDSRSALLPLLHLVQSEEGHVTRTGMRFCADMLDLTTAEVTAVATFYSMYRRRPSGDYQVGVCTNTLCAVMGGDEIFETLQEHLGVGNGETTDDGKVTLEHIECNAACDFAPVVMVNWEFFDNQTPGSAKRLVDDLRAGRPVQPTRGARLCTFKETARILAGFPDERPGAVEEGGSAGPASLVGLRLARGEAAPARVVHPRTQEPQDAPSADQATEEGE; encoded by the coding sequence GTGACCACCTCTTCTTCGGAGCGGGGCGTCAGCCTGGGCATGCCCGAACTGCCCGCGCCCGCCTACCCGGACGACATCCGGGCCCGACTGGAGGCGGACGCGCGCGACGTCATCGCGCGCTACCCGGACTCCCGTTCCGCCCTGCTGCCGCTGCTCCACCTCGTGCAGTCGGAGGAGGGCCATGTCACGCGCACCGGAATGCGGTTCTGCGCGGACATGCTGGACCTGACCACGGCCGAGGTCACCGCCGTCGCCACCTTCTACTCCATGTACCGGCGCAGGCCCTCCGGTGACTACCAGGTCGGCGTGTGCACCAACACGCTGTGCGCGGTGATGGGCGGCGACGAGATCTTCGAGACCCTCCAGGAACACCTGGGCGTCGGCAACGGCGAGACCACCGACGACGGCAAGGTCACCCTGGAGCACATCGAGTGCAACGCGGCCTGCGACTTCGCGCCGGTCGTGATGGTCAACTGGGAGTTCTTCGACAACCAGACGCCCGGCAGCGCCAAACGCCTGGTCGACGACCTGCGCGCGGGGCGGCCCGTGCAGCCCACGCGCGGGGCGCGGCTGTGCACCTTCAAGGAGACCGCGCGGATTCTGGCCGGCTTCCCCGACGAGCGGCCCGGGGCCGTCGAGGAGGGCGGCAGTGCGGGACCCGCGTCGCTGGTGGGCCTTCGCCTGGCAAGGGGAGAGGCCGCACCCGCGCGCGTGGTCCATCCGCGTACGCAGGAACCCCAGGATGCGCCGTCCGCGGACCAGGCCACAGAGGAGGGGGAGTGA
- a CDS encoding NADH-quinone oxidoreductase subunit D, whose protein sequence is MSTQSASAADAASARETTEGTVYTVTGGDWDEIVQSATRADDERIVVNMGPQHPSTHGVLRLILEIEGETVTEARCGIGYLHTGIEKNLEYRTWTQGTTFVTRMDYLTSFFNETAYCLAVEKLLGIEDQISERAKIIRVLLMELNRLSSHLVCIATGGMELGATTIMIYGFRDREMILDLYELITGLRMNHAYIRPGGLAQDLPPGAVDQIREFVKKMKKNLPEYDKLATGNPIFKARMQDIGYLDLAGCMALGATGPILRSAGLPHDLRKAQPYCDYETYDFEIPTADTCDAYGRFLVRLEEMRQSLGIVEQCLDRLQPGPVMVADKKIAWPAQLALGPDGLGNSLDHIKKIMGTSMEALIHHFKLVTEGFRVPPGQAYAAVESPKGELGVHAVSDGGTRPYRVHFRDPSFTNLQAMAAMCEGGQVADVIVAVASIDPVMGGVDR, encoded by the coding sequence GTGAGCACGCAGTCAGCATCCGCGGCCGACGCCGCCTCGGCGCGCGAGACCACCGAGGGCACCGTATATACGGTCACCGGTGGCGACTGGGACGAGATCGTCCAGTCCGCGACCCGCGCCGACGACGAACGCATCGTCGTCAACATGGGTCCCCAGCACCCCTCCACCCATGGAGTGCTCCGCCTCATCCTGGAGATCGAGGGCGAGACGGTCACCGAGGCCCGCTGCGGCATCGGCTATCTGCACACCGGCATCGAGAAGAACCTCGAGTACCGCACGTGGACGCAGGGCACCACCTTCGTCACGCGCATGGACTACCTGACGTCCTTCTTCAACGAGACCGCCTACTGTCTCGCCGTCGAGAAGCTCCTCGGCATCGAGGACCAGATCAGCGAGCGCGCCAAGATCATCCGGGTGCTCCTGATGGAGCTGAACCGGCTCTCCTCCCACCTGGTGTGCATCGCCACCGGCGGCATGGAGCTGGGCGCCACCACGATCATGATCTACGGATTCCGTGATCGTGAAATGATTCTCGACCTCTACGAGCTGATCACGGGCCTTCGGATGAACCACGCGTACATCCGCCCCGGCGGACTCGCGCAGGACCTGCCGCCCGGAGCGGTGGACCAGATCCGCGAGTTCGTGAAGAAGATGAAGAAGAACCTCCCGGAGTACGACAAGCTCGCCACCGGAAACCCCATCTTCAAGGCCCGCATGCAGGACATCGGCTACCTGGACCTGGCCGGCTGCATGGCCCTCGGCGCCACCGGCCCGATCCTGCGCTCCGCCGGCCTGCCGCACGACCTGCGCAAGGCACAGCCGTACTGCGACTACGAGACGTACGACTTCGAGATCCCGACCGCCGACACCTGCGACGCCTACGGCCGCTTCCTGGTCCGCCTGGAGGAGATGCGCCAGTCGCTCGGGATCGTCGAGCAGTGCCTGGACCGGCTCCAGCCCGGACCGGTCATGGTCGCCGACAAGAAGATCGCCTGGCCCGCCCAGCTCGCCCTGGGACCGGACGGACTCGGCAACTCCCTCGACCACATCAAGAAGATCATGGGCACCTCCATGGAGGCCCTGATCCACCACTTCAAACTCGTCACCGAGGGCTTCCGCGTCCCGCCGGGACAGGCGTACGCGGCCGTCGAGTCCCCCAAGGGCGAACTCGGCGTGCACGCCGTCTCCGACGGCGGCACCCGCCCCTACCGGGTCCACTTCCGCGACCCGTCCTTCACCAACCTGCAGGCCATGGCGGCGATGTGCGAAGGCGGCCAGGTCGCCGACGTGATCGTCGCCGTCGCGTCCATCGACCCCGTGATGGGAGGCGTCGACCGGTGA
- a CDS encoding NADH-quinone oxidoreductase subunit C: protein MTDANGNANGVNPEKDLSASNLPGQRGQGGEEIRVQHGMFGANNGGDTSGYGGLVRSVRLPGPANRPYGGWFDEVADELEGALEEQGLLPDNAIEKTVVDRGELTFHIEREHLVRVVRTLRDDPALRFELCTGVSGVHYPSDKGRELHAVYHLRSITHNRLIRLEASAPDGDPHIPSLVSVYPTNDWHERETYDFFGIVFDGHPALTRIMMPDDWQGHPQRKDYPLGGIPVEYKGAQIPAPDQRRSYS from the coding sequence GTGACCGATGCGAACGGCAACGCCAACGGCGTCAACCCCGAGAAGGACCTCTCGGCCTCCAACCTCCCCGGCCAGCGTGGCCAGGGCGGCGAGGAGATCCGCGTCCAGCACGGCATGTTCGGCGCCAACAACGGCGGCGACACCTCCGGCTACGGCGGACTCGTCCGCTCGGTCCGGCTCCCGGGACCGGCGAACAGGCCCTACGGCGGCTGGTTCGACGAGGTCGCCGACGAACTCGAAGGCGCCCTGGAGGAACAAGGACTCCTCCCGGACAACGCCATCGAGAAGACCGTCGTCGACCGCGGCGAGCTGACCTTCCACATCGAACGCGAACACCTGGTCCGCGTCGTCCGCACCCTGCGCGACGACCCGGCCCTGCGCTTCGAGCTGTGCACCGGCGTCAGCGGCGTCCACTACCCGAGCGACAAGGGCCGCGAGCTGCACGCCGTCTACCACCTGCGCTCGATCACCCACAACCGGCTGATCCGCCTCGAGGCCAGTGCCCCCGACGGCGACCCGCACATTCCCTCGCTGGTCTCCGTCTACCCGACCAACGACTGGCACGAGCGCGAGACCTACGACTTCTTCGGGATCGTCTTCGACGGTCACCCGGCCCTGACCCGGATCATGATGCCGGACGACTGGCAGGGCCATCCGCAGCGCAAGGACTACCCCCTCGGCGGCATCCCCGTCGAGTACAAGGGCGCCCAGATCCCGGCTCCGGACCAGCGGAGGTCGTACTCGTGA